One genomic region from Dehalobacter restrictus DSM 9455 encodes:
- a CDS encoding SDR family NAD(P)-dependent oxidoreductase has product MKALITGASSGIGRDIARVLSTKGYELILVARRLDRLEDLKNELSCDVQTVSLDLAQEESCFRLYNLVKDQEIDILINNAGFAVYGDFDQTDLGKELELINTNIKAVHILTKLFLQDFKQRDRGYILNVASSAAFLPGPLMAAYYASKAYVLRLTEAVHEELRKTNSKVYVGALCPGPVHTEFAKVASIKFGVKALNSPHVARYTVDQMLKHKHLIIPGVVMKAAFIFTKIMPHKILLSFLYKIQKEKFV; this is encoded by the coding sequence ATGAAAGCCTTAATTACAGGGGCCAGTTCAGGTATTGGCCGGGATATTGCCAGAGTGCTCAGCACGAAAGGATATGAATTAATCCTGGTTGCTCGGCGCCTTGACAGGCTGGAAGATTTAAAGAACGAGCTTTCCTGTGATGTCCAGACGGTCAGTCTTGACCTTGCACAGGAAGAATCCTGTTTCCGTCTTTACAACCTGGTCAAGGATCAGGAGATTGATATACTGATCAATAATGCCGGGTTTGCTGTGTACGGTGATTTTGATCAGACTGATCTTGGAAAAGAATTAGAACTGATTAATACCAATATCAAAGCAGTTCACATTCTAACGAAGTTGTTTCTGCAAGACTTCAAGCAGCGCGACCGGGGATATATTTTAAATGTAGCTTCTTCGGCTGCTTTTTTACCCGGACCATTAATGGCTGCTTACTATGCGTCGAAAGCCTATGTACTCAGACTGACAGAAGCCGTACATGAGGAACTTCGAAAAACAAACAGCAAGGTTTACGTAGGTGCTCTTTGCCCGGGGCCGGTACACACCGAGTTCGCAAAAGTTGCCAGTATTAAGTTTGGCGTAAAGGCATTGAACAGTCCTCATGTAGCCAGGTATACGGTTGATCAGATGCTTAAGCATAAGCATCTGATTATTCCTGGAGTAGTCATGAAAGCCGCCTTTATATTTACGAAAATTATGCCGCATAAAATACTATTAAGTTTTCTCTATAAAATTCAAAAAGAAAAATTTGTCTAG
- the cobD gene encoding threonine-phosphate decarboxylase CobD, with amino-acid sequence MYQYIHGGDIYSVKKLTGRQEILDFSSNVNPLGLPESVKEAVIRSLDECTNYPDPFCRDLVAALANYEYTDPEYILAANGAAEIIFRLALALKPKKALIFAPTFADYEKALHTVDCSVEYYFLRPEHDFSAREDLLDQISPGLDLMIICNPNNPTGQLCSRAFLQKVLAKSQEIGAIVMIDECFMDFVEDKEQFSVQNCIEQYENLVILKAFTKIFAMPGFRLGYALTSNKKLLEQMRSAGQDWSVSTPAQMAGIAALKETAYLQQTKQLIQTERRFLIDSLLGLGLQIIGSRANYIFFRTQRTDLTEKLIKRGIMVRPCSNYVNLNDEYFRVAVKSREDNLKLSAALRDVIFDESSHGHC; translated from the coding sequence ATGTACCAATATATCCACGGCGGAGACATTTATTCGGTAAAAAAACTGACAGGCAGGCAGGAAATCCTTGATTTTTCTTCCAACGTCAATCCACTGGGGCTGCCGGAGTCTGTAAAGGAAGCCGTGATCCGGTCACTTGATGAATGTACGAACTATCCTGACCCGTTTTGCCGGGATCTTGTTGCGGCTCTGGCTAACTATGAGTATACGGATCCTGAATATATTCTTGCCGCCAATGGGGCTGCAGAGATTATTTTCAGACTTGCGCTGGCTCTGAAACCGAAAAAGGCGCTGATCTTTGCTCCGACGTTTGCAGACTATGAAAAAGCGCTGCATACGGTGGATTGTTCGGTAGAATATTATTTTTTACGGCCAGAGCACGATTTTTCAGCTCGTGAGGACCTGCTGGATCAAATAAGCCCAGGCCTGGACCTCATGATCATCTGTAACCCCAATAATCCTACCGGTCAATTGTGTTCACGTGCATTTTTGCAAAAGGTGCTTGCCAAGAGCCAGGAGATCGGTGCAATTGTGATGATTGATGAATGCTTTATGGACTTCGTCGAAGATAAAGAACAATTTTCTGTGCAAAACTGTATTGAACAGTATGAAAATCTTGTTATTCTGAAAGCTTTTACCAAGATATTTGCGATGCCGGGTTTTAGACTTGGCTACGCTTTGACATCCAACAAAAAATTGCTCGAACAAATGAGGTCCGCCGGTCAGGACTGGAGTGTTTCAACGCCGGCCCAAATGGCTGGCATCGCTGCTTTGAAAGAAACAGCCTATCTGCAGCAAACGAAGCAGCTGATTCAAACAGAAAGAAGATTTCTGATTGATTCGTTATTGGGCCTTGGTCTCCAGATCATCGGCTCCAGAGCAAACTACATATTTTTCCGGACTCAGCGTACAGACCTAACTGAAAAGCTGATCAAGAGAGGGATTATGGTACGTCCATGCTCCAACTATGTCAATTTGAATGATGAATACTTCAGGGTTGCTGTAAAAAGCCGCGAAGATAATTTAAAACTCAGCGCCGCACTCAGGGATGTGATATTTGATGAAAGCAGTCATGGTCATTGTTGA
- a CDS encoding TetR/AcrR family transcriptional regulator, whose translation MQVPKEEIKKRIIEAAEEEFLVSGYRHSSMRSIAQQAGITVGNIYSYFSGKDDLLDNILQSTIEQLRKLVFIDICDKSSLSMQSITYVTEAITKVFLDNRTQFLILMKSVAGSKYENTKAELIELVKQRLENDLFLSSSKPGSDMLLADSLALALIEGIINIFNKYGGDEVRLANLLNKFLLLIIGDIQKRL comes from the coding sequence ATGCAAGTACCAAAAGAAGAGATTAAAAAAAGAATTATCGAGGCTGCGGAAGAGGAATTTCTAGTCTCAGGCTACCGTCATTCCTCAATGCGGAGTATTGCGCAGCAAGCCGGGATTACTGTAGGGAATATTTACTCTTATTTTTCCGGTAAGGATGACCTGCTCGATAATATCCTTCAGTCAACTATAGAGCAGCTACGGAAGCTGGTATTCATTGACATATGCGATAAAAGCAGCCTGTCGATGCAAAGCATCACCTATGTTACGGAAGCGATCACCAAGGTCTTTCTGGACAACAGAACGCAGTTTTTGATCCTGATGAAAAGCGTCGCGGGCTCCAAATACGAAAATACAAAGGCGGAACTGATTGAGCTTGTCAAGCAGCGTCTGGAAAACGATTTGTTCCTAAGCAGTTCCAAGCCCGGAAGTGATATGCTGCTTGCCGACTCCTTGGCCTTGGCGCTTATTGAAGGAATCATCAATATTTTTAATAAGTATGGCGGAGATGAAGTGCGTCTTGCCAATCTATTGAACAAATTTCTTTTATTGATTATTGGGGATATCCAAAAGAGACTTTAA
- the tnpA gene encoding IS200/IS605 family transposase, with protein sequence MDKSLAHTKWMCKYHIVFTPKYRRQVIYKQIKSDITQIIKELCKYKGVEIIEGHAMPDHIHLLVSIPPKMSVSSFMGYLKGKSAMMIFDRHANLKYKFGNRHFWATGYYVSTVGLNEATIAKYVREQELHDQINDKVSVKELEDPFRG encoded by the coding sequence ATGGATAAAAGTTTAGCACACACAAAATGGATGTGTAAATACCACATAGTATTTACACCAAAGTATAGGAGGCAGGTAATATATAAGCAGATCAAGTCAGATATAACGCAGATAATAAAGGAGCTTTGTAAATATAAAGGTGTAGAGATAATCGAAGGGCATGCAATGCCCGATCATATCCACCTGCTTGTATCAATTCCACCGAAGATGAGCGTATCAAGTTTCATGGGGTATTTGAAGGGAAAAAGCGCAATGATGATATTTGATCGGCATGCCAATTTGAAATATAAGTTTGGCAATCGCCATTTCTGGGCAACCGGGTACTATGTCAGTACTGTGGGACTAAATGAAGCGACCATAGCAAAATATGTAAGAGAACAGGAACTGCATGATCAGATAAATGATAAGGTAAGTGTCAAAGAGTTAGAAGACCCCTTCAGGGGTTAG
- a CDS encoding alkaline phosphatase family protein gives MKAVMVIVDGLADEKIEELGWQTTFEAARHPELDQIAAGGYTGWFSSCPQGYLPESMPCILNLLGIDPAYFPQSRASLELLANGYCLEQDEVVLRCNLAALDSHGILSSFNGGNLTGPDMEEAAKIAADIDPNIKVLHLSGYRNLIIVKKHYFQTLDCKTYPPHEFLGGDSDALLADIYASAPILQKFVSEGKNRLKHLSSQEQQLMFYPWGISGKSCLPAFAELYSKKAAAVCGAEIAKGIALALKMDVPELEEATGDTDTDLALKAQTACRLLSGHDFVLVHINGADEAAHRHDYREKIEFIERIDREFFAFLRQNLANETRILVCADHATSPVSGKHSALDVPYILRKAGETFPPGDLEANKALKYLISE, from the coding sequence ATGAAAGCAGTCATGGTCATTGTTGACGGACTTGCGGATGAAAAAATTGAAGAATTAGGCTGGCAAACCACGTTTGAGGCTGCCCGTCATCCTGAACTTGACCAAATTGCCGCCGGAGGTTATACCGGCTGGTTTAGTTCCTGCCCGCAGGGTTACCTGCCGGAAAGCATGCCGTGTATCCTCAATCTTTTAGGTATTGATCCTGCTTATTTTCCACAAAGCAGGGCATCACTCGAACTGCTTGCCAACGGCTACTGCCTGGAACAGGATGAAGTCGTTCTGCGCTGTAATCTTGCCGCACTTGACAGTCACGGAATACTAAGCTCTTTTAACGGCGGGAACTTGACCGGTCCGGATATGGAGGAAGCAGCGAAGATAGCGGCCGATATCGATCCAAATATCAAGGTGCTGCATTTATCCGGATATAGGAACCTGATCATTGTCAAAAAGCATTACTTTCAAACGCTGGATTGTAAGACTTATCCGCCGCATGAATTTTTGGGCGGTGATTCAGATGCTTTATTAGCGGACATCTACGCGTCAGCCCCAATACTACAAAAATTTGTTTCTGAGGGAAAAAACAGGTTAAAACACCTAAGCAGCCAAGAACAGCAATTGATGTTTTATCCGTGGGGAATATCCGGGAAAAGCTGTTTACCTGCGTTTGCAGAATTGTATAGCAAAAAGGCTGCGGCAGTCTGCGGTGCAGAAATTGCCAAAGGGATTGCATTGGCCTTGAAGATGGATGTTCCTGAACTAGAAGAAGCAACTGGAGATACGGATACAGATCTGGCCCTTAAGGCTCAAACAGCCTGCCGCCTGTTGTCCGGTCATGATTTTGTGCTTGTGCATATCAATGGAGCAGATGAAGCCGCTCACCGGCATGATTATCGGGAAAAAATTGAATTTATTGAAAGAATTGACCGGGAGTTTTTTGCCTTTCTGCGTCAGAACCTGGCAAATGAAACCAGGATCCTTGTCTGTGCCGATCATGCTACCAGCCCTGTCAGCGGTAAGCATTCGGCCTTGGACGTTCCGTATATCCTCCGAAAAGCCGGGGAAACCTTTCCGCCGGGGGATTTAGAAGCGAATAAGGCCTTGAAGTATCTGATTTCAGAGTAA
- a CDS encoding efflux RND transporter permease subunit, which produces MQLFIEKFVKGLIVHKRVVLLIYLAVIIASIALVPSITVNYDLAEYLPEQSMTKQAITLVDQEFGYPGTAQVMVEGISIREALEAKEKIKEVPGVKNVIWLDDVTDVTVPETFISQNVLDSYYKDGSALFQIEFAQGDYSMETGDALKAIRASLGENVSITGEAEDSSHMREVLGSEMSKIMIIVIPLCVLILMLACYSWIEPLLYLSVIGVSVIINAGTNAFFHNISFITNSIAAVLQFAISMDFSLFLCHRYLEEKDAGAEVLSAIAKAVKNTLSSISASALTIIAGFLALLFMQYGIGKDLGLVLVKGICLSYISVIILLPILIAIFHKTIDKTRHRPLVPPFMKIGRGTIKVRYLLFALVVMIVIPSFLAQKNTDFLYGNTSGSSSEGTIVEERNNIESRFGVYNPVVILVPNDDIAAEIQLSQELEEQKYIRDVQTLVTLVDPAIPRSLLPQSVRDMFLSEHYTRMIVLMNIAGETPETFEAVAELEQSVQKYYPDEWYAAGNATSIADIKNTVEHDTRTVNLFSILSVGLIILLTFRSISVPVLLIAVIESSIWINMGIPYFQGSSLVFIGYLVVSSIQLGATIDYGILMSNRYLEFRKTQKPRDAVLSALNTAGNTVMISALILAVAGFAEGLLSQIKAISDIGILLGRGAALSGLMVLVLLPVLLMTFDKVMMKTTLSAKESGREETI; this is translated from the coding sequence ATGCAGCTGTTTATAGAAAAGTTTGTGAAAGGCCTTATTGTCCATAAACGGGTCGTTTTACTAATCTATTTGGCAGTCATTATTGCCAGTATTGCGCTTGTACCCAGTATTACAGTTAACTATGATTTAGCGGAATATCTGCCGGAACAATCCATGACCAAGCAGGCGATTACGCTTGTGGACCAGGAGTTTGGTTATCCAGGAACTGCGCAGGTCATGGTGGAAGGCATCTCTATACGGGAAGCCCTTGAAGCCAAGGAAAAAATCAAAGAGGTTCCGGGTGTAAAAAACGTGATCTGGCTGGACGATGTCACAGATGTTACGGTTCCGGAGACCTTTATTTCCCAAAACGTTCTGGATAGTTACTACAAAGATGGTTCTGCCTTGTTTCAGATTGAATTTGCTCAGGGGGATTATTCCATGGAAACAGGGGATGCCCTGAAAGCGATCCGGGCTTCGTTAGGCGAAAATGTCAGTATCACGGGAGAAGCTGAAGATTCGAGCCATATGCGGGAAGTGCTTGGCTCGGAAATGTCCAAGATTATGATCATCGTTATTCCGCTCTGCGTCCTCATCCTGATGTTGGCATGTTACTCCTGGATAGAACCGCTGCTGTATTTAAGCGTCATAGGGGTTTCTGTGATTATCAATGCCGGAACAAATGCCTTTTTCCATAACATATCTTTCATCACCAATTCAATTGCTGCGGTGCTGCAATTCGCCATTTCGATGGATTTTTCGTTGTTTCTTTGCCACCGCTATCTTGAGGAAAAGGATGCCGGGGCCGAGGTTCTTTCTGCAATTGCCAAAGCAGTAAAAAATACACTTTCATCTATTTCGGCGAGCGCGCTGACGATTATAGCTGGGTTTTTAGCCCTGCTTTTTATGCAGTACGGGATCGGCAAGGATCTTGGACTGGTATTGGTTAAGGGAATCTGTCTGAGCTATATCAGTGTGATCATTTTGCTGCCGATTCTGATTGCGATCTTCCACAAAACGATTGACAAAACCCGGCACAGGCCCCTCGTTCCGCCTTTTATGAAGATAGGCCGGGGCACAATCAAAGTTAGATATCTGTTGTTTGCCCTGGTTGTGATGATTGTTATTCCGTCTTTCCTGGCACAAAAGAATACTGACTTTTTATATGGGAATACTTCAGGAAGTTCCAGTGAGGGAACTATTGTCGAGGAAAGAAATAACATTGAAAGCCGCTTCGGTGTCTATAATCCTGTTGTGATTTTAGTTCCAAATGACGATATTGCTGCTGAAATACAGCTTTCCCAGGAACTGGAGGAACAGAAATATATCCGCGATGTTCAGACTCTGGTCACGCTGGTAGATCCTGCAATCCCACGTTCTTTACTGCCGCAAAGCGTCAGGGATATGTTCCTGTCAGAACATTATACCCGTATGATCGTTCTTATGAACATTGCCGGTGAAACGCCTGAGACTTTTGAAGCCGTTGCAGAACTCGAACAGTCGGTGCAAAAGTATTACCCTGATGAATGGTATGCCGCGGGGAATGCCACCAGTATTGCCGATATCAAAAATACTGTTGAACATGACACGCGTACAGTTAACCTGTTTTCAATTCTGTCTGTGGGTCTGATTATTCTGCTGACGTTCCGTTCCATATCTGTTCCGGTGCTGCTGATCGCAGTCATTGAGTCTTCTATCTGGATCAATATGGGGATACCCTATTTTCAGGGATCAAGTCTGGTGTTTATCGGTTATTTGGTTGTGAGTTCCATCCAGCTTGGCGCAACGATTGATTATGGGATTCTGATGTCTAACCGCTATCTCGAATTCAGGAAGACGCAAAAACCTAGAGACGCAGTACTGTCTGCGTTAAATACTGCCGGAAATACCGTGATGATCTCAGCATTGATTCTTGCCGTGGCGGGTTTTGCGGAAGGACTGCTTTCCCAAATTAAAGCTATCAGTGATATTGGTATTTTGCTGGGCAGGGGTGCGGCACTGTCAGGACTGATGGTCCTTGTTTTACTGCCGGTGCTGCTGATGACGTTTGATAAAGTAATGATGAAAACCACTTTGTCTGCGAAAGAAAGTGGGAGGGAGGAGACAATCTGA
- a CDS encoding cytochrome b/b6 domain-containing protein: MSSKLVTKIILDIAMSIFFVFLLDAFGTGLAFHEIAGLFVFALFGIHILLNWSWVKNTTLNLLQNKLKNRTAVSVKMKYALNLAIFISISIIVTTGVLISKVLFPSDTIHGEWIYLVHKWTSYVCLGFLITHLAIHASYFVKSVGRIIINLKERNVRKTLVRLGAACLLVIMLYTRVLSTVSTSDESQLSKIAETQITTSQSTSKNRTEPAAENYYNENITYSEGSGSDNNNTEERIIDDMTIGNDDSEDADAIVSANDSATDATVGDTTGPEEKISLDAYLSQLHCNGCHKNCSLLYPQCDKAQREIRVAEQNYQELYGNISD, translated from the coding sequence ATGAGCAGTAAATTAGTGACAAAGATTATATTAGATATTGCCATGAGCATATTTTTTGTGTTCCTGCTGGATGCTTTTGGAACCGGGTTAGCTTTTCATGAGATTGCAGGGCTATTTGTTTTTGCTCTTTTCGGTATCCATATTCTGTTGAACTGGTCCTGGGTGAAAAACACCACGCTTAATCTGCTGCAAAACAAGCTTAAAAATAGGACCGCAGTTTCCGTAAAGATGAAATATGCTTTGAACCTCGCAATCTTCATCAGTATTTCGATCATAGTGACTACGGGAGTACTGATATCGAAGGTTTTGTTTCCTTCAGATACGATTCATGGCGAATGGATCTATCTGGTCCATAAATGGACGTCGTACGTCTGTCTGGGCTTTCTGATCACCCATCTTGCAATTCATGCCAGCTATTTCGTAAAATCAGTAGGCAGGATCATCATAAACCTGAAAGAGCGCAATGTCAGAAAAACACTGGTTCGCCTTGGTGCAGCGTGCCTGCTGGTCATCATGTTGTATACCCGGGTTCTTTCAACAGTTTCGACAAGCGATGAGAGTCAGTTGAGCAAAATTGCTGAGACGCAGATCACGACATCGCAAAGTACATCCAAAAATAGAACTGAACCCGCAGCAGAGAATTATTATAATGAAAACATAACCTATTCGGAGGGTTCAGGTTCTGACAATAATAATACAGAAGAACGTATCATCGATGACATGACGATTGGCAATGATGATTCAGAAGACGCTGATGCTATTGTTTCGGCAAATGATTCCGCTACGGATGCAACTGTTGGTGATACCACCGGTCCGGAAGAAAAAATCAGTCTTGATGCGTATCTGTCCCAGTTGCATTGTAACGGTTGCCATAAAAACTGCTCTCTTTTGTATCCACAATGCGATAAGGCCCAACGTGAGATAAGGGTGGCAGAACAGAATTATCAGGAACTCTATGGGAATATAAGCGATTAA
- the hslO gene encoding Hsp33 family molecular chaperone HslO has protein sequence MNDYLVKALSYDGKVRAYAALTTETVSEAQRRHQTWPTASAALGRTLTACLMLGATLKGDEQLTVKVEGNGPLGVILADANARGEVRGYVIHPQTHLDLNKKGKLDVSGAVGSEGTLSVIKDLGMRDYFTGQVPLYSGEIGEDFTYYLVKSEQIPSSVGLGVLVAPDNTIQASGGFIIQLLPGTGEETISEIEEHLKTMMPVSTMIQHGFTPEEMLEEILGKNNVQVLEKMPVKFQCQCSKERIGNAMISLGKEEIKEIIQTDGQAEVQCHFCNEMYLFSKEELEKLRNAAN, from the coding sequence ATGAACGATTATTTGGTTAAGGCTTTGAGCTATGACGGCAAGGTGCGTGCTTATGCGGCTTTGACAACGGAAACTGTCAGTGAAGCCCAGCGCAGGCATCAAACCTGGCCGACGGCGTCAGCGGCACTTGGCCGGACACTGACCGCTTGTCTAATGCTCGGGGCAACGCTCAAAGGCGATGAACAACTGACTGTAAAAGTTGAAGGCAACGGTCCGCTGGGGGTTATCCTGGCCGATGCCAATGCGCGCGGGGAAGTTAGGGGGTATGTCATCCATCCTCAAACTCATTTGGATTTAAATAAAAAAGGTAAATTAGATGTCAGCGGAGCCGTGGGTTCTGAAGGAACGCTGTCAGTCATTAAAGATCTGGGCATGCGGGACTATTTCACAGGACAGGTTCCGTTGTATTCAGGAGAGATTGGCGAAGATTTTACGTATTATCTCGTCAAATCCGAACAGATCCCTTCTTCGGTCGGACTCGGTGTCTTGGTTGCACCGGATAATACAATTCAAGCTTCCGGCGGTTTTATTATCCAGCTATTGCCCGGAACTGGTGAAGAGACCATTTCTGAAATTGAAGAACATCTTAAAACGATGATGCCGGTCTCAACGATGATTCAGCATGGATTTACGCCAGAGGAGATGCTGGAAGAAATTTTAGGCAAAAACAATGTTCAGGTACTCGAGAAAATGCCGGTGAAATTTCAATGCCAGTGTTCCAAGGAGCGGATCGGCAACGCAATGATCAGCTTAGGCAAAGAGGAAATTAAAGAGATCATTCAAACCGACGGTCAGGCGGAAGTCCAGTGCCATTTTTGCAATGAGATGTATCTGTTTTCGAAAGAGGAACTTGAGAAGCTGAGGAATGCCGCAAACTGA
- a CDS encoding cob(I)yrinic acid a,c-diamide adenosyltransferase — MMKKGLIHIYCGDGKGKTTASLGLAVRCAGRGRRVLIVQFLKSQDTGELHTLEKIPGIMFLRGEESFGFYKQETNEQKEQRRIIYNKILQQAISACCEGQVDLLILDEAVASYNYDLIDRLLLLEFLRTKPEGLEVVMTGRGPAEELLDLADYVSEVKKVKHPYDKGIKARLGIER, encoded by the coding sequence TTGATGAAAAAGGGTCTTATCCATATTTACTGCGGGGACGGCAAAGGAAAGACGACCGCTTCTCTCGGTCTGGCAGTCAGGTGTGCAGGCAGAGGGCGCAGGGTATTAATTGTTCAGTTCTTAAAAAGCCAGGACACAGGAGAACTGCACACCCTGGAGAAAATTCCGGGGATAATGTTTTTGCGCGGTGAAGAGTCATTCGGTTTCTATAAGCAGGAAACAAATGAGCAGAAAGAGCAACGCAGGATCATTTATAATAAGATCCTGCAGCAGGCGATTTCAGCGTGCTGTGAAGGTCAGGTCGATTTGCTGATTCTTGATGAAGCAGTAGCCTCCTATAATTATGACCTCATTGACCGTTTGCTTCTGCTTGAATTTTTGCGTACGAAACCTGAAGGGCTTGAGGTTGTGATGACCGGACGGGGGCCTGCGGAGGAACTGCTTGATCTTGCGGACTATGTCTCTGAGGTCAAGAAAGTTAAACATCCTTATGATAAAGGGATCAAAGCGCGCCTCGGCATTGAGCGGTAA
- a CDS encoding cobyric acid synthase, which yields MAKSIMVQGTMSNAGKSLFTAGLCRVFKQAGYKVAPFKSQNMALNSYITKEGLEMGRAQVVQAEAAGQEPSVLMNPILLKPTNDQGSQVIVNGEVLGNMNAADYFKYKTRLIPNIMESYQTLDQKNDVIVIEGAGSPAEINLQEDDIVNMGMAKMAKAPVLLVADIDRGGVFASIYGTVMLLSEDEREMIKGIVINKFRGDVEILKPGLRMIEEKVNIPVIGVVPYLNIDIEDEDSLSERIAVDKIVQAVDIAVIRLPRMSNFTDFNVFELIPGVSLRYVKSMAELKNPDMIILPGTKNTMADLLWLRQSGLEAKIKKQAADGETIVFGVCGGYQMLGETLEDPFSVEEGGSLTGMGLLDMKTIFSKQKTRTQVEGRFSQLDGVLSGLSSIRFRGYEIHMGVTETGDTEPLTHIDIESGLQVQKTEGARKRNVMGSYVHGIFDEEGVAVAIAECLLNKKGLDSTSLKQLSYKQYKEQQYDRLADEIRKNVDMAAIMNILEAGV from the coding sequence ATGGCCAAATCAATCATGGTTCAGGGAACAATGTCTAATGCCGGGAAAAGCTTGTTCACGGCAGGTCTGTGCCGTGTTTTTAAACAGGCAGGTTATAAGGTAGCGCCCTTCAAATCCCAGAACATGGCGTTGAACTCCTATATTACCAAAGAAGGGCTGGAGATGGGCAGAGCACAGGTTGTCCAGGCAGAAGCTGCCGGGCAGGAACCCAGTGTCCTGATGAATCCAATCCTTCTGAAACCGACGAACGATCAGGGATCGCAGGTCATTGTCAACGGTGAAGTGTTGGGTAATATGAATGCAGCAGACTATTTTAAATATAAGACCAGGCTCATTCCAAACATTATGGAGTCCTACCAGACGCTTGACCAGAAAAATGACGTTATTGTCATCGAAGGAGCAGGCAGTCCCGCAGAGATTAACTTGCAGGAGGATGATATCGTCAATATGGGGATGGCCAAAATGGCTAAAGCTCCTGTCCTGCTTGTTGCTGACATTGACAGGGGCGGCGTTTTTGCATCTATTTACGGCACGGTGATGCTCTTAAGTGAAGATGAAAGGGAAATGATCAAAGGAATTGTGATCAATAAATTTCGCGGAGATGTAGAAATTCTGAAGCCCGGGCTGCGGATGATCGAAGAAAAAGTCAATATTCCGGTCATCGGTGTCGTTCCATATCTGAATATCGACATTGAAGATGAAGACAGTTTATCCGAAAGAATTGCTGTGGACAAAATAGTGCAAGCAGTAGATATTGCAGTGATCCGGCTGCCAAGGATGTCCAATTTTACTGATTTTAACGTTTTTGAACTGATTCCCGGAGTTTCCCTGCGCTATGTAAAATCCATGGCTGAGCTGAAGAATCCGGATATGATCATCCTGCCAGGGACGAAAAATACGATGGCTGACTTGTTGTGGCTGCGTCAGAGCGGTCTGGAAGCAAAGATTAAAAAGCAGGCTGCTGACGGGGAAACAATCGTATTTGGCGTATGCGGAGGCTACCAAATGCTTGGAGAAACGTTGGAAGATCCTTTTAGCGTAGAAGAGGGCGGAAGTCTCACGGGAATGGGTCTGCTGGATATGAAAACAATATTCTCCAAACAGAAGACCAGGACGCAGGTGGAAGGCCGGTTCAGTCAGCTTGATGGTGTTCTTTCCGGATTATCCTCGATCCGTTTTCGCGGTTATGAAATTCATATGGGCGTGACAGAAACAGGGGATACCGAGCCTCTGACGCATATCGACATAGAGTCAGGCCTTCAGGTGCAAAAGACGGAAGGCGCCCGAAAGCGGAATGTTATGGGCAGCTATGTTCATGGAATATTTGATGAAGAAGGGGTCGCTGTAGCGATTGCCGAATGTCTGTTGAATAAAAAAGGGTTGGATTCAACCAGTCTTAAACAGTTAAGCTATAAACAATATAAAGAGCAGCAGTATGACCGATTAGCTGATGAAATCCGAAAAAACGTCGACATGGCTGCAATCATGAATATTTTGGAGGCAGGTGTATAA
- a CDS encoding MarR family winged helix-turn-helix transcriptional regulator, giving the protein MLMKDLSVIFRFSRIYSMRRLTKYNLGHSEQEILMFLSKNDPVNQDMIAAFFVIDKGAVAKSLSKLEEKGYVNRMINPEDHREKMISLTPKGVEIMDNMQEILTDWHTAIYEGLIQEDIAHLERITSVIAANSMKAISKYEKI; this is encoded by the coding sequence ATGTTGATGAAAGACCTATCGGTTATTTTTCGGTTTAGCCGCATTTATTCCATGAGAAGGTTAACAAAATATAATTTGGGTCATTCCGAACAAGAGATTCTCATGTTTTTGTCTAAAAACGATCCAGTAAATCAGGATATGATTGCGGCTTTTTTTGTCATTGACAAGGGAGCGGTTGCCAAAAGTTTAAGCAAACTTGAAGAAAAAGGGTATGTGAATCGAATGATCAACCCTGAGGACCACCGCGAGAAAATGATCTCCTTGACACCAAAGGGAGTGGAAATAATGGACAACATGCAGGAAATCCTGACTGACTGGCATACAGCCATCTATGAAGGACTTATCCAGGAAGACATTGCCCACCTCGAAAGGATTACGTCGGTCATTGCTGCCAACAGCATGAAAGCCATCAGCAAATACGAAAAGATTTAG